The genomic region ATGGCTAGCAGGTAGCGGGTTGCTCACTGAACTGATGCTGCGGTCGACCGCACCTTACTGGACGTTCCAAGGACGCCAACATGATTAGCAAAGAAGGCCTTACCCATCACATCTCCGCGCAGTTCAACGCCGAGCTTGAGGAAGTGCGCAGCCACCTCCTGGCCATGGGCGGTCTGGTGGAGAAGCAAGTCAACGACGCGGTTACTGCGCTGATCGAGGCCGACTCCGGCCTGGCCCAGCAAGTGCGCGAGATCGACGACCAGATCAACCAGATGGAACGCAACATCGACGAAGAATGCCTGCGCATCCTGGCCCGTCGTCAGCCGGCGGCGTCCGACCTGCGTTTGATCATCAGCATTTCCAAGTCAGTGATCGACCTGGAGCGTATCGGCGATGAAGCCACCAAGATCGCTCGCCGCGCCATCCAGTTGTGTGAGGAAGGCGAAGCGCCGCGCGGTTACGTGGAAGTGCGTCATATCGGTGACCAGGTGCGCAACATGGTTCGCGACGCCCTTGACGCGTTTGCCCGCTTCGACGCCGAGCTGGCGTTGTCGGTGGCCCAGTACGACAAGATCATCGACCGCGAATACAAGACCGCCCTGCGCGAGCTGGCGACTTACATGATGGAAGACCCGCGTTCTATCTCGCGGGTATTGAGCATCATCTGGGTGCTGCGTTCGCTGGAGCGTATCGGTGATCACGCGCGCAATATCTCGGAACTGGTGATCTACCTGGTCCGCGGTACCGACGTGCGGCACATGGGTCTCAAGCGCATGAAAGCAGAAGTTGAAGGCACAACCGATCAAATCCCTAATGTTCCGGGCGTTCCTGACGATAAGTAAGATTGCCCGAGAAATAAACGCCCGGCCTTTGGTCGGGCGTTTTCGTTTGTGGCGTTGGAATTTTTGGCAAAACGCCATCAGCGAAGCGTTATGCTTGCCGGGGTTTTTATAGGATGAAGGGTCGATGAGCAAAGTCAGTGTATTGGTGGTGGATGACGCCTCGTTTATTCGCGACCTGGTGAAGAAGTGCCTGCGTAACTACTTCCCGGGAATCAAGATCGAAGACGCGGTGAACGGCAAAAAGGCCCAGGCCATCCTGATGCGCGAAACCTTCGACATGGTGTTGTGCGACTGGGAAATGCCGGAAATGTCCGGCCTGGAACTGTTGACCTGGTGCCGTGAGCAGCCTCATCTCAAAGCCATGCCGTTTGTCATGGTGACCAGCCGTGGCGACAAGGAAAACGTGGTGCAGGCGATCCAGGCCGGGGTTTCCGGCTACGTCAGCAAGCCCTTCACCAACGAGCAGTTGCTGAACAAGGTCAAGCAGGCACTGAACAAGATCGGCCGCCTCGACGCGCTGATCGCCAGCGCGCCGACCAAGATGAACTCGGCGTTCGGCAACGACTCCCTGAGCGCCCTCACCGGCGGCAAGCCTGAAGCGCTCAAGCCGGCTCCGGTGGCCGCACCGAGCAAAGGCCTGCTCAACAACCAGCCGGTGCAGGCTGCTGTGGCAGCGTCGCCAGCCGGTGGTCGTGGCCAGGGCCAACTGCGCCTGTCCAGTGGCACCCAGCAATGTGTGATCAAAGCCCTGAGCATCAAGGAGGCGCTGCTGGTGGTGCGTCGCGGTGAAATCCTGCCTCAGGTCCTGGAAAGCGCCGTGCTCGACCTGGAGCAGGGCGAAAACGCCGAGGTGGCCCGTCTTAACGGCTACCTGCACGCTGTTGTCGCCTACGAACCCAAGCCTGACAGTGACTGGCTGCAACTGACCTTCCGGTTTATCGACCAGGATGCGCAGAAGCTCGACTACATCTCGCGGCTGATCGCCCGCGGGACAGCACAGAAGCATTTTGTGCCGGGTGCGTGATAGGCCCACATAGCACTGTCATGATCCCTTGTTAGCCTGCCATTCAGTCGTCCCTGGCAGGCCAACCCGATGCTCGTGCGCTCACTGCTGTTCTGTGGACTGTTCGCCGTCGTCATGCCGGCGATGTCCATGACCCTCTACAAATCCATCGACGCTGACGGCGCTGTGGTCTTCAGCGACCGATACACGCCCGGAGCGCAGGCGTTTGTGTATCAGGAGCGGGTGATTCCCAAGCCTGTATTCCCTCTGCAGCCCGCATCCTATCGCTATCCATTACCCTGGCGCGGCGGGCCGTTCCGTCTCACCCAAGGCCCCAACGGCACCTTCAGCCACTCCGAGCTCAAAAGCCGCTATGCGATGGACATTGCCATGCCCGAAGGCACGCCGATCATTGCGGCACGCGCAGGTGTGGTGCTGAAAACCGAGAACACCCAATCCGGGCGTGGCAGTGATCCATCGGGCAATTTCGTGCGGGTCCAGCACGATGACGGCACCCAGGGCGTGTACCTGCACCTCAAGCAAGGGTCGGTCAGCGTCAGGGAAGGGCAGCGCGTGGCGGTAGGCAGCCCGCTGGCGTTGTCGGGCAATACCGGCAACAGCAGCGGGCCGCATCTGCATTTTGTGGTGCAGCGCACGACGGCGTCGGGGCTGGTGTCGATTCCCTATGAATTCAACCAGCCGGTGCAGGCGTTGCCCAATTTTGCATTGGGCACGCGGTAAGGCTTAATCCAGCAGCAGCACCTTGGCCAACACGATCTTCGGCCCTTTCATCTTCTTGATGATGATGCGCAGGCCTTCGACTTCCAGCACTTCTTCCTCTTCCGGCACCCGCTTCAGGGTGTCGTAGATCAGTCCGGCCAGGGTTTCGGCCTCGATGTGATCCAGGTCTACGCCCAACAGGCGCTCCACCTTGAACAGCGGCGTGTCGCCACGCACCAGCAATTTGCCCGGCTGGTAAGCGAGGATGCCGCGCTCGGCCTTGCGGTGTTCGTCCTGGATGTCGCCTACCAGCACTTCCAGCACGTCTTCCATGGTCAGGTAGCCGATGACCTTGCCGTCGGCTTCTTCCACCAGGGCGAAGTGCGCGCCGCCTTTACGGAACTGCTCGAGCAGTTGCGACAGCGGCATGTGGCGCGATACGCGCTCCAGTGGGCGGGTCAGCTCGGCCAGGTTGAACGACTCGGGAATGTGGTCCAGGGCCGCCAGTTCCAGCAGCAGGTCCTTGATGTGCAGCAGGCCGACGAATTCGTTGCGCACGGCGTCGTACACCGGGTAGCGGCTGAACTTGTGGCGACGGAACAGCGCCAGGATTTCCTTGAGCGGGGCGTTGAAGTCCAGGGTTACCAGGTCTTCCCGGGAGTTGGCCCAGTCCACCACTTCCAGTTCACCCATTTCCACGGCGGAGGCCAGTACACGCATGCCTTGGTCGCTCGGGTCCTGGCCACGGCTGGAGTGCAGGATCAGTTTCAGTTCTTCACGACTGTAATGGTGCTCGTGGTGCGGGCCAGGCTCGCCTTGGCCGGCGATGCGCAGGATGGCGTTGGCACTGGCGTTGAGCAGGTAGATCGCCGGGTACATGGCCCAGTAGAACAGGTACAGCGGCACGGCGGTCCACAGCGACAGCAACTCGGGCTTGCGAATGGCCCAGGACTTGGGCGCCAGTTCACCGACCACGATGTGCAGGTAAGAGATGACGAAGAAGGCGGCAAAGAACGACACGCCCTTGATCACTTCCGGCGATTGCACGCCGATCGCGCCCAGCAACGGCTCGAGGATGTGCGCAAAGGCCGGTTCGCCGACCCAGCCCAGGCCCAGGGAGGCGAGGGTGATACCCAGCTGGCAGGCCGACAGATACGCGTCGAGCTGGCTGTGTACGGTGCGCAGGATCTGCCCGCGCCAGCCGTTCTTGTGGGCGATGGCCTCGACCCGGGTCGAGCGCAGTTTGACCATGGCAAATTCCGCCGCAACGAAAAAGCCGTTGAGCAGTACCAGGATCAGTGCAAAAAGAATCATGCCGAAGTCGGCGAAGAGTGTCGCGAGGGTGATGCCAGGGGAAGGGTCCATGATGGGGTTTTGCGGGTTCCGTCTAATCAAAAAGGGTGAGCAGGTGGGCCTGAAAGGCAGGCGCAAGTCCGCCAATGTAGCGGCTGACGGGGCGCTTGCCTAGTGGCGGCTGCCGGGTGGAGGGTCACTCGTCCTGATGAATGACCCGTGAACGTGTCATCTGTGCCGGCGGGAAATGGCAGGTAAAGGTACTGCCATGGCCCAACACACTGCTGATTTCCAGTCGCGCGCGATGGCGCAGCAACACATGCTTGACGATGGCCAGGCCGAGCCCGGTGCCGCCGGTGTTGGAGTTGCGGCTGGAGTCGACACGGTAGAAGCGCTCGGTGAGGCGCGGCAAGTGCTTGGCGTCGATGCCCATCCCGGAGTCCTGCACACTGAGGTGCGCGCCCTGGTCGTCGGCCCACCAGCGGATGCGGATGTTGCCTTTGTCCTGGGTGTATTTGACGGCGTTGAACACCAGGTTGGAAAACGCGCTGCGCAACTCGCCCTCACTGCCTTTGAGCAGGATCGACGGGTCGGCTTCGAGGGTAATTTGCTGTTCACGCTGCCCGGACAATGCCTGGGCGTCGCTCTTGATGGTCTGCAACAGGCTTTGCACCGGTACCGGGTGGTTGTCCGAGGGGTAATCGGTGGCTTCCAGCTTGGCCAGTAACAGCAGGTCGTTGAGCAGGGTTTGCATGCGCGAGCCTTGCTGCTGCATCTGTTGCAGGGCGCGGGTCCAGCGCGGGTTCACGTCTTCAACGTTATCGAGCAGAGTTTCAAGATAACCGCAGATCACCGTCAGCGGCGTGCGCAGCTCGTGGGAGACGTTGGCGACGAAATCCTTGCGCATCTGTTCCAGCTGATGGATGCGCGTGACATCACGCACCAACATCAAATGTTCGTTATTGCCGTAGCGCGTCAGGTACAGCTGGATACGCACGCGGTCGTTGGTCGGTGACGGGATTTCCAGGGCTTCTTCGTAGTTGTCCTGCTCGAAGTATTCCTTGAAGCGTGGGTGGCGCACCAGGTTGGTCACCGGCTGGCCGCTGTCCTGGGGCGTCTTGAGGCCCAGCAGAGTTTCTGCGGCGCGGTTCCACCATTCCAGGTTGCCGTCGCTGTCGAGCATGATGACGGCGTCTTTCAGCGCGGCCGTGGACTCCTGCACCCGATCGATCACCGCTTGCAGGCGCCCGCGTACGCGTTGGTCGCGGCGCTGCAGATGGTAGATGCTGTCGAACACCTCGCCCCACAGGCCGTAACCGTCGGGTGGTGCTTCATCAGGTTTGTGCTGGCGCAGCCACTCGTGAAGGCGCAGCAATTGCTTGAGGGTCCAGCCCAGGTAGACGCCCAGGCCGACGGCCAGGCTCCAGCCGTAATAGCCGCTGACCAGGCCCACCAGCAGGCAGCCAGTGATCAACAGGAGCATGTGGCGGATCAGGGTGCCATACCAGTTTTGATTCACTTGAACACGCGTCCTTTCAGCTGTCTGTGCAGTTCAGTCTGGCTCAGCCTTTGGTTGAAAATCGGTAGCCGGTGCCGCGCACGGTTTGTACCAGATTCTCGTAAGCGTCGCCCAAGGCTTTGCGCAGGCGGCGGATATGCACGTCGACGGTGCGCTCTTCCACATACACGTTGCCGCCCCAGACCTGGTCCAGCAGTTGGCCGCGGGTGTAGGCGCGCTCCTGATGGGTCATGAAGAATTGCAGCAGGCGGTATTCCGTGGGGCCCATCTCGGCGGGTTTGCCGTCGATGGTCACGCGGTGGCTGATAGGGTCCAGAATCAGGCCGTCGACTTCGATAGGCGCTTCGCCATCGGTTGGGCCGGCACGGCGCAGAACGGCTTTCAGACGGGCGACCAGTTCCCGTGGGGAAAAGGGCTTGGTGATGTAGTCATCGGCGCCGACTTCCAGGCCCTGGATCTTGTTGTCCTCTTCGCCCTTGGCGGTGAGCATGATGATCGGGATATCCCCGGTCAGCTCGTCACGCTTGAGGCGGCGGGCCAACTCGATGCCGGAGGTGCCGGGCAGCATCCAGTCCAGCAGGATCAGGTCCGGCTTGCGGTCGACGATAATGGCATGGGCCTGCTGGGAGTTCTCCGCCTCCAGGCAGTCATAGCCGGCCATTTCCAACGCAACGGCGATCATCTCGCGAATGGGCGCTTCGTCGTCAACGATCAGAATGCTCCTGCCAACCATGCTAAATCCTCTTGTCATTTAACTGTCTTGCGCCGCATTAGATAACGGAATTATTGCAGTCGTGTGACAGTAATTTAGTCGCTTGGGCAATCCTTGCCTCTCTGGACTACGCTTTGGGTCCGAATCCTGACAACCACAAAAGGAAGGTTCCCATGACTCACAGTACTTTTTCCTGGAAAGCCCTGCTGGTAACGGCCGCGTTAACGCTGCCGACACTGGCGTTTGCGGCAGACCCGGCGATGACCAAGGACGGGATGCTGGTGGACCACAAAGGCATGACCCTCTACACCTTTGCCAAGGACGCTGATGGCAAATCCATGTGCAACGACAAGTGCGCCGCCAATTGGCCGCCATTGATGGCCGAATCCACCGACAAGCCCATGGGCAAGTGGACCGTCATCACCCGTGACGACCAGAAAAGCCAGTGGGCCTACAGCGGCAAGCCGCTCTACACCTTCGTCATGGACAAGAAGGCCGGTGACATGACCGGCGAAGGCAAAATGGACGGGGCCTGGAAGGTCGCCAAGCCCTGAGTCAACCCGCTAGCGGTGAGGGGCGTGGCCCTTCACCGAAACCCATAGTCCGCCACAATCCCGACGAAAATCGCCAACCCGGCCCAGTGGTTGTGCAAAAACGCCTTGAAGCATTTGAGGCGGTCCTTGTCCCGGGTGTACCAGAACTCCCAGGCAAAACACCCGGCCGCCGCCAGCAAACCGAGGTGGAACCAGCCCCCCAGCTCAAAACGCATGCCCGCCAGCCACAGGCAAACCAGTGCCAGGCTCTGCAACGTCAGGATGATCACCCGGTCCGCATCGCCAAACAGAATGGCGGTGGATTTGACCCCGATTTTCAGGTCATCGTCACGATCGGTCATGGCGTAATAGGTGTCGTACCCCACCGTCCATAACAGGTTGGCGATGTATAACAGCCATGCCGCGGCTGGCAGGCTGCCCGTCTCGGCGGTGAACGCCATCGGCATGCCCCAGGAAAACGCCGCGCCCAATACCACCTGCGGGTAGTAGGTGTAGCGCTTCATGAACGGATAACTGGCCGCCAACGCAAGGCCGCCCAGGGACAGCCAGATCGTCATGGAATTGGTCAGCAATACCAGCAGGAAGCTGATGAACATCAGCACCGCGAAGAACACCAGCGCCTCTTTCGAGCTGATCTTGCCGCTCACCAGCGGCCGCTGTTCGGTGCGCTTCACGTGACCATCGACCTTGCGATCAGCCCAGTCATTGATGACGCAACCACCGGCCCGGGTGAGTATCACGCCGAGCACGAAGATCGCGATATTGAGCAGCGATGGCGAACCCTTGCCGGCAATCCACAGCGCCCACAGCGTGGGCCACAGCAGCAGATAGATGCCGATGGGCTTGTCCATGCGGGTCAACTGGATGAAGTCCCAGGCCCTCGGGTTCAAGCGATTCAGGGATTTGAGCAGGCGCTGGTACATCAGAAACGCTCCGGATGGTCGTGCACGGCTTGCCACAGGGTCGGCAGGAAGATTTCAGCCACCAGCACGCTCAGCGGCCCGCGATCAAAGCGCGAGCGGCGCGCCCACAGGTCATCGACCTGGTCCGCCACGGGCAGCCATTCCCGTGGGTAGCGGCACACCTCGATGGCCTGGCGAGTGAAGGCGTGGTCACAAAACAGCAACTCCCCCAACGACCGGCTGCCCAACTCGTCCATGTGCAAGCCGTCGCCCTGCAAGGCGCTGCGGGCGGCCACGCTGCGGGCAAACACCCACGGCTGGCCATGGCCACGCAAATACACCTCGCGCACCCAGCCGATGCTGGCGGCGGGCAAGTCCAGGGTGGCGCATTCGTCGTCACGCAGCGGTTGCCAGCCTTCGAACAGCGGCGTCACGCTGAAGCCATCGTTGGACAGGCGCGTCAGGCGCCGGGTCAGCGAACCTTCATCGAACAGCCAGTTGAGTGTCAGCGGCGCGGGCAGTGGGCTCAGAAGGCTCTGGGTCAGCCATCGGCAAGCATCGGAAAGGGCGTTTGAATGCGGCACGGAGGGTCATTATTGGCAGTTAATGAGGCGGCGAGCTTACCATGGTGCCCTGGACTTTTGCCGGAGCGCGCCAGGCCCATGCGTCGATCATGCTTGCATCTGCGCGTGCCGATCAGTACAAAACGCCCTGAGCCGCACGGCAAGGCTGGATCTATCGACCGTCGGCCAGTACGCCTGGACCCTGAGGAAGCGAGTAATGAAGAAGTGGCAATGTATCGTCTGTGGCCTGATCTACGACGAAAAAGACGGATGGCCGGATGACGGCATCGCCCCGGGCACCCTGTGGCAGGACGTCCCCGAAGACTGGCTGTGCCCGGACTGCGGCGTAGGCAAAATGGATTTCGAAATGATCGAAATCGGCTGATTGCTGATTTAAGACGCAATTAAAGAACCGTACTACAAGGAGAAAGGAATGAACGCACCTGTCGTGATCGTCGGCACGGGTTTGGCCGGTTACAACCTGGCTCGGGAGTTTCGCAAACTCGATAGCGAAACCCCGCTGTTGCTGATCACCGCAGATGACGGGCGCTCCTACTCCAAGCCCATGCTCTCCACCGGCTTTGGCAAGAACAAGGAAGCCGATGGCCTGAGCATGGCTGAACCGGGTGCCATGGCCGAGCAACTGAAGGCCGAAGTGCGCACCCACACCCGCATCAGCGGCATCGACCCGGGCCACAAGCGCTTGTGGATCGGTGAGGAAGCGGTGATCTACCGCGACCTGATCCTGGCCTGGGGCGCAGAAACTGTGCGGGTGCCGGTACAGGGCGACGCTGCCGACCTGATTTTCCCGATCAACGATCTTGAAGACTACGCACGCTTTCGTGCCGCTGCGGCCGGTAAGCGCCGGGTGCTGCTG from Pseudomonas yamanorum harbors:
- the phoU gene encoding phosphate signaling complex protein PhoU encodes the protein MISKEGLTHHISAQFNAELEEVRSHLLAMGGLVEKQVNDAVTALIEADSGLAQQVREIDDQINQMERNIDEECLRILARRQPAASDLRLIISISKSVIDLERIGDEATKIARRAIQLCEEGEAPRGYVEVRHIGDQVRNMVRDALDAFARFDAELALSVAQYDKIIDREYKTALRELATYMMEDPRSISRVLSIIWVLRSLERIGDHARNISELVIYLVRGTDVRHMGLKRMKAEVEGTTDQIPNVPGVPDDK
- a CDS encoding response regulator, translating into MSKVSVLVVDDASFIRDLVKKCLRNYFPGIKIEDAVNGKKAQAILMRETFDMVLCDWEMPEMSGLELLTWCREQPHLKAMPFVMVTSRGDKENVVQAIQAGVSGYVSKPFTNEQLLNKVKQALNKIGRLDALIASAPTKMNSAFGNDSLSALTGGKPEALKPAPVAAPSKGLLNNQPVQAAVAASPAGGRGQGQLRLSSGTQQCVIKALSIKEALLVVRRGEILPQVLESAVLDLEQGENAEVARLNGYLHAVVAYEPKPDSDWLQLTFRFIDQDAQKLDYISRLIARGTAQKHFVPGA
- a CDS encoding M23 family metallopeptidase, whose protein sequence is MLVRSLLFCGLFAVVMPAMSMTLYKSIDADGAVVFSDRYTPGAQAFVYQERVIPKPVFPLQPASYRYPLPWRGGPFRLTQGPNGTFSHSELKSRYAMDIAMPEGTPIIAARAGVVLKTENTQSGRGSDPSGNFVRVQHDDGTQGVYLHLKQGSVSVREGQRVAVGSPLALSGNTGNSSGPHLHFVVQRTTASGLVSIPYEFNQPVQALPNFALGTR
- a CDS encoding hemolysin family protein, which encodes MDPSPGITLATLFADFGMILFALILVLLNGFFVAAEFAMVKLRSTRVEAIAHKNGWRGQILRTVHSQLDAYLSACQLGITLASLGLGWVGEPAFAHILEPLLGAIGVQSPEVIKGVSFFAAFFVISYLHIVVGELAPKSWAIRKPELLSLWTAVPLYLFYWAMYPAIYLLNASANAILRIAGQGEPGPHHEHHYSREELKLILHSSRGQDPSDQGMRVLASAVEMGELEVVDWANSREDLVTLDFNAPLKEILALFRRHKFSRYPVYDAVRNEFVGLLHIKDLLLELAALDHIPESFNLAELTRPLERVSRHMPLSQLLEQFRKGGAHFALVEEADGKVIGYLTMEDVLEVLVGDIQDEHRKAERGILAYQPGKLLVRGDTPLFKVERLLGVDLDHIEAETLAGLIYDTLKRVPEEEEVLEVEGLRIIIKKMKGPKIVLAKVLLLD
- the phoR gene encoding phosphate regulon sensor histidine kinase PhoR, which encodes MNQNWYGTLIRHMLLLITGCLLVGLVSGYYGWSLAVGLGVYLGWTLKQLLRLHEWLRQHKPDEAPPDGYGLWGEVFDSIYHLQRRDQRVRGRLQAVIDRVQESTAALKDAVIMLDSDGNLEWWNRAAETLLGLKTPQDSGQPVTNLVRHPRFKEYFEQDNYEEALEIPSPTNDRVRIQLYLTRYGNNEHLMLVRDVTRIHQLEQMRKDFVANVSHELRTPLTVICGYLETLLDNVEDVNPRWTRALQQMQQQGSRMQTLLNDLLLLAKLEATDYPSDNHPVPVQSLLQTIKSDAQALSGQREQQITLEADPSILLKGSEGELRSAFSNLVFNAVKYTQDKGNIRIRWWADDQGAHLSVQDSGMGIDAKHLPRLTERFYRVDSSRNSNTGGTGLGLAIVKHVLLRHRARLEISSVLGHGSTFTCHFPPAQMTRSRVIHQDE
- the phoB gene encoding phosphate regulon transcriptional regulator PhoB codes for the protein MVGRSILIVDDEAPIREMIAVALEMAGYDCLEAENSQQAHAIIVDRKPDLILLDWMLPGTSGIELARRLKRDELTGDIPIIMLTAKGEEDNKIQGLEVGADDYITKPFSPRELVARLKAVLRRAGPTDGEAPIEVDGLILDPISHRVTIDGKPAEMGPTEYRLLQFFMTHQERAYTRGQLLDQVWGGNVYVEERTVDVHIRRLRKALGDAYENLVQTVRGTGYRFSTKG
- a CDS encoding COG4315 family predicted lipoprotein, which encodes MTHSTFSWKALLVTAALTLPTLAFAADPAMTKDGMLVDHKGMTLYTFAKDADGKSMCNDKCAANWPPLMAESTDKPMGKWTVITRDDQKSQWAYSGKPLYTFVMDKKAGDMTGEGKMDGAWKVAKP
- the ubiA gene encoding 4-hydroxybenzoate octaprenyltransferase; the protein is MYQRLLKSLNRLNPRAWDFIQLTRMDKPIGIYLLLWPTLWALWIAGKGSPSLLNIAIFVLGVILTRAGGCVINDWADRKVDGHVKRTEQRPLVSGKISSKEALVFFAVLMFISFLLVLLTNSMTIWLSLGGLALAASYPFMKRYTYYPQVVLGAAFSWGMPMAFTAETGSLPAAAWLLYIANLLWTVGYDTYYAMTDRDDDLKIGVKSTAILFGDADRVIILTLQSLALVCLWLAGMRFELGGWFHLGLLAAAGCFAWEFWYTRDKDRLKCFKAFLHNHWAGLAIFVGIVADYGFR
- a CDS encoding chorismate--pyruvate lyase family protein gives rise to the protein MPHSNALSDACRWLTQSLLSPLPAPLTLNWLFDEGSLTRRLTRLSNDGFSVTPLFEGWQPLRDDECATLDLPAASIGWVREVYLRGHGQPWVFARSVAARSALQGDGLHMDELGSRSLGELLFCDHAFTRQAIEVCRYPREWLPVADQVDDLWARRSRFDRGPLSVLVAEIFLPTLWQAVHDHPERF
- a CDS encoding rubredoxin; amino-acid sequence: MKKWQCIVCGLIYDEKDGWPDDGIAPGTLWQDVPEDWLCPDCGVGKMDFEMIEIG